From one Nonomuraea polychroma genomic stretch:
- a CDS encoding PmoA family protein: MTLQANHALGRSVTVTAGDVELFSYVYRPDTPVLESPKPYLHPIRTVGGALVSLFRPHDHVWHKGIAWSLPHVGEHNFWGGPTYVHGKSYVQVENNGSATHREMTTLTAEDKRVEIGHTLDWTSQAGAPVIEEQRSLAATVLDEATWALVFDTTMTNVSGGTLHFGSPTTKGRENAGYGGLFWRGPRSFTGGIIQSPAGAGGDELRGTRAEWFGFRGRHDETGEHSTIVMVDDAANPQHPPQWFARSEDFACLCPAPFFSEEVPLPDGETLRFRYAVVIADGDRGEDGTALLAKQGRAALA, translated from the coding sequence GTGACTCTGCAGGCCAACCACGCGCTCGGCCGGTCGGTCACCGTCACGGCGGGCGACGTCGAGCTGTTCAGCTACGTCTACCGCCCGGACACGCCGGTGCTGGAGTCGCCGAAGCCGTACCTGCACCCGATCCGCACCGTCGGCGGCGCGCTGGTGTCGCTGTTCCGGCCGCACGACCACGTGTGGCACAAGGGCATCGCCTGGTCGCTGCCGCACGTGGGCGAGCACAACTTCTGGGGCGGGCCGACGTACGTGCACGGCAAGTCCTACGTGCAGGTCGAGAACAACGGCAGCGCCACGCACCGCGAGATGACCACGCTGACCGCCGAGGACAAGCGGGTCGAGATCGGGCACACGCTCGACTGGACCTCCCAGGCCGGCGCCCCGGTCATCGAGGAGCAGCGGTCCCTGGCCGCCACCGTGCTGGACGAGGCGACGTGGGCGCTGGTGTTCGACACGACGATGACGAACGTGTCGGGCGGCACCCTCCACTTCGGCTCCCCGACCACCAAGGGCCGCGAGAACGCCGGGTACGGCGGCCTGTTCTGGCGCGGCCCCCGGTCGTTCACCGGCGGGATCATCCAGTCGCCGGCCGGCGCGGGCGGCGACGAGCTGCGCGGCACGCGGGCCGAGTGGTTCGGCTTCCGCGGCAGGCACGACGAGACCGGCGAGCACTCGACGATCGTCATGGTCGACGACGCCGCCAACCCGCAGCATCCGCCGCAGTGGTTCGCCCGCAGCGAGGACTTCGCGTGCCTGTGCCCGGCGCCGTTCTTCAGCGAGGAGGTGCCGCTGCCGGACGGCGAGACGCTGCGTTTCCGGTACGCCGTCGTGATCGCCGACGGCGACCGCGGCGAGGACGGCACGGCGCTGCTGGCCAAGCAGGGACGGGCGGCGCTGGCATGA
- a CDS encoding cupin domain-containing protein, producing the protein MTFPGGTSISRLTVYTGACADGLEGGTPHVHIASTEAYVVVGGRGALQTLDAGGLKETELSAGSTVWFTPGTIHRAINRGGLEVLVVMSNAGLPEAGDAVMTFPPEIVADPERYREAATLPADGVEEAVARRRELAVEGFLRLADGGTDALRRFYDSAVALVRPKVAGWREIWERTVAQETRRTGEILDALAGGDGSHLLRSALMESPPQQRWGMCGHLRAHDVANPIVH; encoded by the coding sequence ATGACATTCCCCGGCGGCACCTCGATCAGCCGGCTGACGGTCTACACGGGCGCGTGCGCCGACGGCCTGGAAGGCGGCACGCCACACGTGCACATCGCCTCCACCGAGGCGTACGTCGTCGTCGGCGGGCGCGGCGCGTTGCAGACCCTCGATGCGGGCGGCCTCAAGGAGACCGAGCTCAGCGCCGGCTCGACCGTGTGGTTCACGCCGGGGACCATCCATCGCGCGATCAACCGGGGCGGCCTCGAAGTGCTGGTCGTCATGTCGAACGCCGGCCTGCCCGAGGCCGGCGACGCGGTCATGACGTTCCCGCCGGAGATCGTGGCCGACCCCGAGCGTTACCGCGAGGCCGCCACCCTGCCGGCCGACGGCGTGGAGGAGGCCGTCGCCCGGCGGCGGGAGCTGGCCGTGGAGGGCTTCCTGCGCCTCGCCGACGGGGGCACGGACGCGCTCCGGCGTTTCTACGACAGCGCCGTCGCCCTCGTCCGGCCCAAGGTCGCGGGCTGGCGGGAGATCTGGGAACGCACGGTCGCCCAGGAGACCCGCCGCACCGGGGAGATCCTCGACGCCCTCGCCGGCGGCGACGGCTCGCACCTGCTGCGGTCCGCGCTGATGGAGAGCCCGCCGCAGCAGCGGTGGGGCATGTGCGGCCACCTGCGCGCCCACGACGTCGCCAACCCGATCGTCCACTGA
- a CDS encoding carboxypeptidase regulatory-like domain-containing protein: protein MMTAAAMVAALALPALPARAAAQGTTYYVDAAAGDDAASGLDEAHAWKSLDKVNATTFAPGDRILLRAGRRWTGQLWPKGSGESGTPITVDRYGEGGKPRIDGAGQVGDAVRLFNQEHWTIRNLEVTNEVPATGTPGENLRDLRGIHVSGDNSQTLDGFVIDGVNVHDVTGQVNWIGGSIENNAPGVRFQTGWDGSKKTGGIVFDTTVADIDNPPDRATVLNDVVIQNSQIANTSFAGIVVKQYTGDGKNDAGQTIAKPTGWGTRQSPDDPKFTPHTNIVIRNNYVTQADTAYGCNGMYVTNVRGALIERNVVYRTGTSGIETYYADDVTFQFNEVYETQQKAGGADSNGIDPDKGTTRQVVQYNYLHGNGDGVLLCQFAFGDAIVRNNVIAGNSRYQIYLHSDRAATAQIYNNTIYNDRSAYLIYGYGSYLEARYAITNNVLYSTRAAATLTTSPTITYSHNLYGGAALAVPAGDKDAVVAAPKFAAAPLDGPYGTPETGPRLETAHGLRVTSGSAAIDTGAEIAGNGGRDYAGATLYNGGPDVGAFEYTTAEGATAEAVIGTVRTPSGAPISGASVTATSAGAGVTATTGADGRFTLANIPFADGVEVTATRNGYQSVTKTVHVRFGNTTTVHLTMASTSVVGTITGRVLDQAAQPLPGASVTVKDGDQTLATAASGADGAFTLENVPVGEGYTVRADAGGYVAATRSGVRVEAATATDAGAFLLVRPIPSYVAVHDFNDLPAGPLASGDGLTVSAAGGSVEVTADRNVRLTRTANSGSTSVSRTFALKGIVTVEANVMSRQAYTSGNHWWAVPYIRNAAGQNAVSVAFTKNTIVAYAGATTRTVGTYEPGRRYHVAAVIDTVNQRFDLLLDGRRVLEGAAFRNPMDTVAQIDYYANSTNYGDIDIDDIRVSQGVGLARSDTALLSVETSQGAPDDDLVLEVPAPVGEVDVTAVARSPFARSVAIDGERTDGAQAARRITLGDTGADVRIVVTAEDGTEGAHTLRIKRRSPAQDTTLSALVPDAGTLDPAFEPDVHAYELAIPGDRVAFTPTALNPRSAITVQDHAVTSGTKSPAITVPAEITIKVVSEDGTADTTYKVTVTGPGLPQDGATAPPARAALSTTSGWQHGLHDGTFDVTMNLWYGVNGSVFILYENGKEIARRDLTPKTPSAQKATVAITGRKNGTYLYTGELLNQAGRTATTQVKAEVTDADPGEPVLSSDNWDGDGDYTIRMNMWWGTNATTYRLYEDGVLVDIQRLDAATPAAQSAATVLADRPAGTHTYVAELENAAGVTTSKPLTLVTE, encoded by the coding sequence ATGATGACGGCCGCCGCCATGGTCGCCGCGCTCGCCCTGCCCGCCCTGCCCGCCAGGGCGGCGGCGCAGGGCACGACGTACTACGTCGATGCCGCCGCCGGTGACGACGCGGCCTCCGGCCTGGACGAGGCGCACGCCTGGAAGAGCCTGGACAAGGTGAACGCCACCACGTTCGCTCCAGGCGACCGCATCCTGCTGCGGGCCGGCCGGCGGTGGACCGGCCAGCTGTGGCCCAAGGGCTCCGGGGAGAGCGGCACGCCCATCACCGTCGACCGGTACGGCGAGGGCGGCAAGCCGCGTATCGACGGCGCCGGCCAGGTCGGCGACGCCGTCCGGCTGTTCAACCAGGAGCACTGGACGATCCGCAACCTGGAGGTCACCAACGAGGTCCCGGCCACCGGCACCCCGGGGGAGAACCTGCGCGACCTGCGGGGCATCCACGTCTCCGGCGACAACAGCCAGACCCTCGACGGCTTCGTCATCGACGGCGTCAACGTGCACGACGTCACCGGCCAGGTCAACTGGATCGGCGGCAGCATCGAGAACAACGCGCCCGGCGTGCGGTTCCAGACCGGCTGGGACGGCTCGAAGAAGACAGGCGGCATCGTGTTCGACACGACCGTGGCCGACATCGACAACCCGCCGGACCGGGCGACCGTGCTCAACGACGTGGTGATCCAGAACTCGCAGATCGCCAACACGTCGTTCGCCGGCATCGTGGTCAAGCAGTACACCGGCGACGGCAAGAACGACGCCGGCCAGACGATCGCCAAGCCCACCGGCTGGGGCACCCGGCAGAGCCCGGACGACCCCAAGTTCACGCCGCACACCAACATCGTCATCAGGAACAACTACGTCACCCAGGCCGACACGGCGTACGGGTGCAACGGCATGTACGTCACCAACGTCCGCGGCGCGCTGATCGAGCGCAACGTCGTCTACCGCACCGGCACCTCCGGGATCGAGACGTACTACGCCGACGACGTGACGTTCCAGTTCAACGAGGTGTACGAGACGCAGCAGAAGGCCGGCGGCGCTGACTCCAACGGCATCGACCCGGACAAGGGCACCACGCGGCAGGTCGTCCAGTACAACTACCTGCACGGCAACGGCGACGGCGTGCTGCTGTGCCAGTTCGCCTTCGGGGACGCGATCGTCAGGAACAACGTGATCGCCGGCAACTCCCGCTACCAGATCTACCTGCACTCGGACCGCGCCGCCACCGCGCAGATCTACAACAACACGATTTACAACGACAGATCCGCGTACCTCATCTACGGCTACGGCAGCTACCTCGAAGCCCGCTACGCCATCACCAACAACGTCCTGTACTCGACCCGGGCCGCGGCGACGCTGACGACCAGCCCGACCATCACCTACAGCCACAACCTCTACGGCGGCGCCGCCCTGGCGGTCCCGGCCGGCGACAAGGACGCGGTGGTCGCGGCCCCGAAGTTCGCCGCCGCCCCGCTCGACGGCCCCTACGGCACGCCGGAGACCGGGCCCCGCCTGGAGACCGCGCACGGCCTGCGCGTCACCTCCGGCTCGGCGGCCATCGACACGGGCGCCGAGATCGCCGGCAACGGCGGCCGCGACTATGCCGGCGCCACCCTCTACAACGGCGGCCCGGACGTGGGCGCCTTCGAGTACACCACCGCCGAAGGCGCGACCGCCGAGGCCGTCATCGGCACCGTACGCACCCCGTCCGGCGCCCCGATCAGCGGCGCGAGCGTGACAGCGACATCGGCCGGGGCCGGCGTGACGGCCACCACCGGCGCCGACGGCAGGTTCACGCTGGCGAACATCCCGTTCGCCGACGGCGTCGAGGTCACCGCCACCAGGAACGGCTACCAGAGCGTCACCAAGACGGTGCACGTGCGCTTCGGCAACACCACCACCGTGCACCTCACGATGGCCTCGACCAGCGTGGTCGGGACGATCACCGGCCGGGTGCTGGACCAGGCCGCCCAGCCGCTGCCCGGCGCGAGCGTCACCGTCAAGGACGGCGACCAGACGCTCGCCACCGCCGCCAGCGGCGCCGACGGCGCCTTCACACTGGAGAACGTGCCGGTGGGGGAGGGGTACACGGTCCGCGCCGACGCCGGCGGGTACGTGGCGGCGACCCGGTCCGGGGTGCGCGTGGAGGCCGCCACGGCGACCGACGCCGGCGCGTTCCTCCTGGTCCGCCCGATCCCGTCCTACGTGGCCGTGCACGACTTCAACGACCTGCCGGCCGGGCCGCTGGCCAGCGGCGACGGCCTCACGGTGAGCGCCGCCGGCGGAAGCGTCGAGGTCACGGCCGACAGGAACGTCCGGCTCACGCGCACCGCCAACAGCGGCAGCACGAGCGTGTCCAGGACGTTCGCGCTCAAGGGCATCGTGACCGTCGAGGCGAACGTCATGAGCCGGCAGGCCTACACCTCCGGCAACCACTGGTGGGCCGTCCCCTACATCAGGAACGCCGCCGGGCAGAACGCCGTCAGCGTGGCCTTCACCAAGAACACGATCGTCGCCTACGCGGGCGCCACGACCAGGACGGTCGGCACGTACGAGCCGGGCCGCCGGTACCACGTCGCCGCGGTGATCGACACCGTCAACCAGCGCTTCGACCTGCTGCTCGACGGCCGCCGCGTGCTGGAGGGCGCCGCGTTCCGCAACCCGATGGACACCGTCGCGCAGATCGACTACTACGCCAACAGCACCAACTACGGCGACATCGACATCGACGACATCCGGGTCTCCCAAGGCGTGGGGCTCGCCCGCTCCGACACCGCGCTGCTCAGCGTCGAGACCAGCCAGGGCGCGCCCGACGACGACCTGGTGCTCGAGGTGCCGGCGCCGGTCGGCGAGGTCGACGTGACCGCCGTGGCCCGCAGCCCGTTCGCCAGGTCGGTCGCCATCGACGGGGAGCGCACCGACGGCGCGCAGGCCGCGCGGCGCATCACGCTCGGCGACACCGGCGCGGACGTGCGCATCGTGGTCACCGCCGAGGACGGCACGGAAGGCGCCCACACGCTGCGGATCAAGCGGCGCTCGCCGGCCCAGGACACCACGCTGTCCGCCCTCGTCCCGGACGCGGGCACGCTCGACCCGGCCTTCGAACCGGACGTGCACGCGTACGAGCTGGCCATCCCGGGGGACCGCGTCGCCTTCACCCCGACCGCGCTGAACCCTCGCTCGGCCATCACGGTCCAGGACCATGCGGTCACCAGCGGGACCAAGTCGCCGGCGATCACCGTTCCCGCCGAGATCACCATCAAGGTGGTCTCGGAGGACGGCACGGCGGACACGACGTACAAGGTCACGGTCACCGGGCCGGGGCTGCCCCAGGACGGCGCCACCGCACCACCCGCCCGCGCCGCGCTGTCCACCACGAGCGGCTGGCAGCACGGCCTCCACGACGGCACGTTCGACGTGACCATGAACCTCTGGTACGGCGTCAACGGCAGCGTCTTCATCCTCTACGAGAACGGCAAGGAGATCGCCAGGCGCGACCTGACCCCGAAGACCCCGTCCGCCCAGAAGGCCACGGTCGCGATCACCGGCAGGAAGAACGGCACGTACCTCTACACCGGCGAGCTGCTCAACCAGGCCGGCCGCACCGCCACCACGCAGGTGAAGGCGGAGGTGACCGACGCCGATCCCGGTGAGCCCGTGCTCAGCTCCGACAACTGGGACGGCGACGGCGACTACACGATCCGCATGAACATGTGGTGGGGCACGAACGCGACCACCTACCGGCTCTACGAGGACGGCGTGCTCGTCGACATCCAGCGGCTCGACGCCGCCACGCCGGCCGCGCAGAGCGCCGCCACCGTGCTGGCGGACCGGCCGGCCGGCACCCACACGTACGTGGCGGAGCTGGAGAACGCAGCCGGCGTGACCACGAGCAAGCCGCTGACTCTGGTGACAGAATGA